GAGATCCTGCGGAAAGCAGCTCCAGACAGCCGGGCTGGAGGAGCGGCGTAGGCACAGAGCAACCGCCAGAATCACCGCGAGGAGGAACAACACCGAAATCAAGGCCAAAGCCACCACCAGGTAAAACTGCAACTCAGCCTGGGCGTCAGAGGGCTCAGGGCGGTCGCTGACATCCGGCAGCACCTCTTGTAAGCTGTCGGCGAAAACCAGGAGCAGCGTAGCCGTGGCCGAGAGCGGCGGCTGTCCCCCATCCCGCACAGCGACCAGCAGGCGCTGGCGGGCCGCGTCCCGGTCGCCCAAAGTACGCGCCGTGCGCACCTCGCCCGTGCGCAGCCCCAGGCTGAAGAGTCCCGGCTCGCTGGCCTGCAGCACGTGGTACGACAGCCAGGCATTGTGTCCCGAGTCGGCGTCCACCGCCACCACCTTGGTGACCAGGTAGCCGGGCTGCGCGGCGCGCGGCACCGTGTCGAACAGCGCCGAGCCGTCGGGCCCCAGCGCCGGGTACAGCACCCGCGGCGCGTTGTCGTTGCGGTCGCCCACCAACACGCGCAGGCTCACGTTGGCGCTGAGCGCGGGCGAGCCCTGGTCGCGCGCCTGCAGGGTCAGCTCGAAGGCGCGCAGCTGCTCGTGGTCGAAGGCGCGCTGCGCGACCACCACCCCGCTCTGCGCGCTCACGGACACGTAGGACGCCAGCGCCCGTGGCTCCAGGTCGCTGGCGACGATGGAGTAGGAGACGCGACCGTTGGGCCCCAGATCCGGGTCAAAGGCGCTGACTTGTGCAATAGAGGCGCCAGGAGGATTGTTCTCTGCCACGTGGACCAAGTAGGAGGCCTGGTGGAAAATGGGCGCGTTGTCGTTGATATCGCTGATCTGTAGGGTGACGCTTGTACTGGAGAATAGGGAGGGCTTGCCCTTGTCAGTGGCGGTGATAGTGACATTGTACTCGGCCATCTGCTCCCTATCTAGGGCACTGTCAATCACCAGCTTGTAATAATTCTTGGAGGTGGATTCTAATTTGAAAGGAACATCTTCCTGAATATAGCAGGTCACCAGACCGTTTTGCCCAGAGTCACGGTCTCTCACTTTAAAGAGGGCTACTACAGTTCCAAGGTCTGAGTCCTCAGGAATCTGGTTAGAATAGGACATCAGTGTGACTTCTGGGGCATTGTCATTCTCATCAACAATTTCAATCTGAACATTACAGTGAGCTGTGTGCACCCCTCCATTCTTGGCTTCTATAACCAACATGTATCTATTTGTCTTTTCAAAGTCCAATGTACCATTGGTTGTAATGTCACCAGTATTTGGATTGAGATTGAAGAGGAGGCTGGTACTTGTTGGGGCACTGAGAAAGGCATAGGTGATCTCTGCATTATCACCCTCGTCCTGGTCGGCAGCCATCACTTGGAGCACAGAGGTCCCCGTGGGCACATTTTCTTGGAGGCTAACTCTGTATGTGTCCTGGCTGAACACTGGAGCATTATCATTGGCATCAGTGACCTGAATCCGGATCTGGGTGGTGCCGCTTAGTGGAGGGTCTCCACCGTCCATGGCGGTCAGGATTAACTGGTGGGAGCTCTGCTGTTCTCTGTCCAGAGGTTTTTCCAGAAGTAATTCTGGGTATTTACTTCCATCAGGACTTTCCTTCGTTGTCACAGAGAAGTGTTCGTTGGAGTTGATAGTGTATATCTTTAGTGAGTTACTTTCTACATCTTCATCTTGTGCAGAATCCAGAGGGAATTTTACACCTGGTAAGGCTGACTCACAGATTTCCAAGTCAATGACTTTTGCAGTGAAACGTGGTGCATTGTCGTTAATATCTTGGATTGCAACAATCACGTGGAAAACATTCATTGGATTTTCAGCAACCATTTCAAATTCTAGTGCACACTCGGATTTCCTTCCGCAGATTTCCTCTCGATCTATTCTACCGTTCACTAACAAATCCCCACTCTCTGCATTCACACTGAATAAATTCTCTGCACTAACCCGCAGTTTTCGAGCTGGCAGTTCCTGGACATTGAGCTTCAGGTCCTTGGCAAGATTCCCCACCGGCAAGCCCTTGGCCAGCTCCTCCGGAATAACGTACTGGATCTGCTGGGAGATAGCCCCCCACAACAAAGAGAGCAGGAAGAGAAACAGTACCTGAATTTTCATTGGTTCAGCTTTTCTGGAGCTTCTTTGCATTTTTTGAACTCCCTGGGAAGCTTCTTTTCAGAATGTCTCtgggatgtttaaaaaaaaaaaaagcagtgacagCACCTGGACTTTTGTAATTTGAGGGTAGGACTTCAGTTGGTGGGTGTACAGGCGCTGCCTCCGCGTTCTGATGTTCGCAGGACAAAGCCAGAAAACGCTGCCTAACTCTCCCGCAGAATTGAGAACCTTTCTTCCCTTTGGTCAACAGCGGCGCCTGGAGGTTGTCTGGAAGAACTGCATATTGTTCAGCCATTTACCCTCAACGTGTAAGCTCTTGAATCTGTATGTGTCTTGTCTATTTGTTGGAAAAACCAAGTATTTATATTTCCCTCTAAATTTGGTATGTTCTAGTTTTCATCACTTCATAAGCAATACTataattttacattctttttttcattaaaaaacttCACAAGGCttacactcatttttttttcggTTTTGGGGGCAAAAATATCTTCACTTACTTATTTCACTGTATTTACAAACACTGGCATGAGTAGTATAGATTTAACCAAATAAGTTACTGACTTTTTATCCACATTTTAGTGAACTATGATCCTTACGTTTTTGTAAAATCCATAATCTTTTTTACATAGTGTTTTAACTCTCTCCATACTTTACCATTCAGTAATACTTTCCAAAGATACAGTCTTTGCAAAAAAGAGTGAGTCAAGCCCTAGACTTATTTTAATGTACTGCTCATTTTTTTATAGCATAGGCAATCTTCACATTAAGTACAGCACAGCCTGATATTTTAAGTGACCAGTTTAGTACACATGCTTTTATACAGCACAATCTTGTGAatgccatatttatttttataaaatcaatgaTTTTTTACTATATGAATGTAAATGCAATACTCCATGGTAAATCAGCTCCAGCTGATTTATACCATTAATAAGTATAATGAATTTACCCTGATCACTGGTAAATCCTGGAGAGGTGCTGAGAGTCCTTAGACATTCCATTTTTGAAACCTACCCTGTAATCCTTGAACTCACCTTGGGTGACTAATACAAATACCTTTATTTCAAATGCACTACCAAATTAGATACCAATATAGTGATTTACTCTACTGTTTTGCAGTTTTAATACACACTCACATTACACTCCAGTCAGAACAGACTATTATCTATTTTTCTAGGACATTATTTTCATTGCTTTCCCTACTTCGTgactttatattttctgtttcttttgctgttccCTTTTCTGTTATAATGAATTCTTCCCCCCTCCTTAAGAAAATCCTTTTAGTGAAATGGAATGTCTGAGACCTTTCATTACCtacaaaaatagatgaaaattgTACTCTCTGTACACTTTCACAACATTTATGTAGGCTTTGTTTTATACAAGATTCTTAGAAAATTTGCTTTGAGCATCTAAAGTTCCCTTGGCATTACCTATTTAGtaatttttcccattatgagGAAAGTCATACTAATATCACTTTATCACACTATAAagattttcccttaaaaaagaCATTTAGAAGATCACATGCCTTTTTTTTCTGAGATGTATTTGTATGTTTGAGTGAAAATACACTTTTCCCTGTTCTCAGTTATTTTGTTCAGGCCCTGCATCTCACACTCTTGAATACTAATATATTGAGGGAGAGAGATGTTCCTTTATTTGAAatctaaagaaatatattttggtctCATTTTGGATGACTCTCTGAggtgatttcatgggtgaaaGTAATTTCATAAATTTCTGACTCAAGAAAGTTGCAGGACTCTATTCTATTGTTGGAATAGCTGGTCTGGAAATGTCCTGCTGAGATGAGACATATCTCCTTGCATTTTTAAAGATCCTTCTCAAGGACAAGAAATGTCCCTCCAAGACTCATAACAGTTTAGGCAACTGACCTCCCCACCTTCAGACAAAAGGCTGAAATCAATATGAAtgcacacatacacccacacataCTTTAGGTATACACAGTAAGGAATATGGGCCAGGTAAAACCACTTGATCaagctgtacatttttttttactcaacaGTTTCTATGTCATTGAGATGAAAAGAGTATGCCCTGGTGTGGAAAGAGCAAGCATCATTTTACAGGCACCTAAGATACCTAGtacttatatttttgtttgtatcaGTCAGGATAAGCTAAGTAGGTTGGAGTGACAGACTTCAAATCACaggaagttaaaatgaaaaaaagtctaTTTATCACACGTATACACACCAATTTTGACAACCACAGAGATCTTCTCTTGGTATAGTTATTCAAGCACTCAAACCAAAGAAACAGTCACAATTTCAAAAAATAGCACAGAGATCTAGAAATTCTTACAATGCCAACAGGAGCTTCCTCCAGACAGAGGCACATATTACTTCCATTTACAGTATATTGGCCAGAATTCGATACCTAGGCTCACTCAGTCATAACCAGGTCAGGAAGATCAGATACTTAGGCAACATAAGGACGatcacattgttttattttcaaataaatgtgcATTAAATCTATATATTAGCTACACGGTCAAAACTGTTCTTTATAGTGttccaagaaagaaataaacttaCCTGAAGTAGGTTGGGGTCTCCTTTCATTTCTAGTAAATCTTGAGATACCAGGAAGGACTCGCTTTTCCCACAGCTCTCCTGGCTGATGAGCGTGTCCGCATAGTTGGGCTGGGGGAAGATCAGGTGACTCTTGCGCGAGTCCGCGGTGAGGGACACCTCGTGAGAATAGGTCTGCAGGAAAGCCCGCACCCCGTCCACGCCCACGAAGTGCGAGGCCGGCACGCCCACCAGCCCGCCTCCTGAAGCCTGGAGCACGCGCGACGCGTGCCAGCGCCTCAGCCTGAGCGCCAGCAGCACGATGACGAAGGCGAGGAAGACGCAGGAGACGgccgccaccgccaccaccaGATAGAGCGTGAGGTCCGCATCGTCTGGGTCGGCGGGGGTCCCGATGCTGCCCAGGTCCGCCAGGACGTCGGGGATGCTGTCGGCCACGGCCACGGTGAGCGTGACGGTGGCCGACAGAGGGGGCTGCCCGTGATCCTGCACCGCCACCACCAGGCTCTGCTTGAGCGCGTCTCTGTCCAGCAGGGCCCGCGCTGTGCGCACCTCGCCCGTGTGCAGCCCCACCGCGAAGAGCCCTGGCTCGCTGGCCTTGAGCAGGCGGTAGGAAAGCCAGGCGTTCTGGCCAGAGTCTCTGTCCACCGCCACCACTTTGGTGACCAGGTAGCCGGGCTCTGCGGATCGGGGCGCCAGCTCCACGCCTGTGGAACCGTCAGTGGGGAGAGCGGGGTACAGGATTTCGGGGACATTGTCGTTCTGGTCCAGCACAAATATGCTAAGTATCACATTGCTGCTGAGTGGAGGGTTCCCACTGTCGCTGGCTGTCACCAATAGCTGTAGGTCTCTAACCTGCTCATAGTCAAAGGAACGGAGAGCATACAGGACACCAGTGTCAGAATTGATGGAGACATAGGTGGAGAGAGGCGCTCCCTGGATAGTATCCTCAGTCAGTGCATAAATGATGTGGGCATTGTGGATGCTGTCAGGATCCTGGGCGATCACACAGAAGATGGAAGCTCCTCTGGGGTTGTTTTCAGGAATATAGGCAGAGTAGGAGGACTGATTGAAGGCAGGTGGGTTGTCATTGATGTCTTCAACATGCAGAGTGATATGAGTGCTCGTGGACAGTGGGGGATTTCCCCCATCTGTGGCTCTGAGAGTGATGTTATATTCAGACACCTGTTCACGGTCTAGAGATCTGGCTGTCACTAAGCGGTAATATTGGTCTattgatttttctaaattaaatggCATATTTCCCAGGACAGAAACTGTGACTTGCCCATTTTGCCCAGAATCCTGATCGTGCACATTGATAAGGGCAATTTCTCTTCCAGCAGGAGCCTCTTCTGGGACTGACCCAGTAAGAGAAGTGATTGCAATTTCTGGGGCATTGTCATTCACATCCAGAACTGTGACTAAAATCTTAGCTCTTGAAAGGAGACCAGGTCCATCTTGTGcttcaattttaatttcatagAATGTAGCATCCTCATAatctagactttttaaaattgatatatCTCCAGTCACTGAATTGAGATCAAACATCTGAGCGACTTTCCCAGGCATTTTATCTAGAATATAGGACACTTGAGCATTGAATCCTTCATCAGGGTCAGTGGCATTCACTGTGAGCAGTGTGGTACCCAATGGCAAGTTCTCTGGAATACTTACTTGATATTCAGGTTGAGTAAATACTGGTGGGttgtcatttgcatccagaactaCCACTTGGATGTACAAGTTGCCAGAGCGGACAGGGTTTCCACCATCAGAAGCAATGAGGACAAGCTGGTGAACTTTCTTTTGCTCACGGTCCAGAGCCCTTTCTAGTACCAGCTCTGGGTACTTGGCCCCATCAGAGACATGCTTCATAGCCAGGGAGAAGTAGTCACTGGGGCTGAGGTGGTAGTTCTGAAGGGAGTTCATGCCCACATCTGGGTCAAATGCAGTCTTAAGTGGAAATCGAGTTCCAGAAACTGTTAGTTCAccaatttttatttccaattccTCTGTTAGAAAATCAGGAGCATTATCATTAatgtctttaatttctatttctacttcAAAAATTTTCAATTTGTCTTCAACCAGGATGTTAAATTTCACCAGACACAACGTGCTCTGAGCGCAGAGCTCCTCCCGGTCTATCCTACCTGCTGTGACCAAGCTGCCGCTTTGCAGGTTCAGAGCAAAGAGCTGCGTCCTACCTCTGGAGACGATGCGGACTCCATGCTCCGCCAGCTCCCAGGGCTCGAGTCCCAGGTTCTCAGAGATGTTGCCCACAAAGGAGCCTTTGTCCAGCTCCTCCTGCACTGAGTAGTGGATCTGCCCGGATCCAGTCTTGCACAGCGTCCCCAGAAGCACGCTCAGCAGGGTCAGTCCTTTGCAGTGTTTGTATGTCAGGTATTTGATCATTTTCTCTTTGGTGAATTATTTTCTGTGAAATAGATTCCAATTGCCCACGATGGACTCAAATATCATTTTTTCTCAAGGAATTAAGCCTTTTATGGTCCTAATTTAGGAGTCACAGAGCTGGTTGACTGACAAGGTGAGCTTTGTAGCAGCCTCCGATCTTCGGCAGTCTGATTGACTCGTTCTTTGCTTTTTATGAACAAGGAAATGGTGGACTAGCGCTCCAGCTCCGTTTTCCTCCTTGAGTGGTCAACAGCGACACTCAGAGGCCTATTGGTTTACTGCACCCTCTCAGACAAACCCAAGTAagtcatttttaagttttccaaCACCAGCAATCCTCTTTATCAGAGGTAATGGGATTGGTGTCTATTCACACACTCGAATTGCTATAAATTAAAGTATGTAACTTCAAGTTCCTGGGGAAGCCATGCTCTAACCTTAACACCACCAATATTGCTTCAAACACGCTGGAGTTACTGTTTTGAAATGTTCAAAGTttaaaaaccacaagaaaaaataagccatatttataattatacttGTTGAAGTTTGTCCTTGATAGCATGACACCTTAGattcaatatttataatttaacacATTcattaaacaaacataaaattggATGTTAGACGATATGTGGGGATTTAAGGTAAATGATATGAACATAACCACTTCCCTCCCCTGAAAAGCTATGAAGATAAAATCAAACAAGGAATTCCAGTGCATTGATAAAACTAACAAAATGGAAGAAGCCAAAGGTGATGGGAGGGCCTCCAACCTGATCTTGGAGATTAGCAAAGACTCTCTCAAGAAACATGACaggaggggtgcccaggtggctcagtcagataagcgactgccttcagatcaggtcatgatccttgggtcctgggatcaagccccacattgggctccctgttcagcgaagagcctgcttctccctctccctctgcctgctgctcttgtGCTAACTCtctgccaaaaacaaacaaacaaaacaaaacacacacacaaaaataacagGAATGGATCAGGGAAAAGGCCTGGATGTGAGAGAACAGTATGGCAATGTCTAGATgtgagagagaaatcaaagaacttcAGGGCACCAGAAGTAATTCACTTTGTCTAAATCTAGGGTGAGGGTGTTTTTCAAAGACCCAAACTAAAACTAGTAGAAATAAACTTTTGTGTTATGTTCCAGACATGCTCTCTCCgtatttgttttcctctccaagcacagaaatagaaatacatttgtCATTTAAAGCATGTACTATTATAAATTTATCCATAAGGCATTTATTCTTGTGAAGAGATAACATAAACACTATAAGGAactgtctttaatttttctcgtttatactttatttattacCTAGAAGTAAAGGTGTTATAATGTATTATTCCACAATAAGTTTCAGTTTTATCTCCTAGAGAATTACATAATAGTAATAAAACATAAGAGGCACATTGGTTTAGATCAGCTCTCTTCAAATGcctttaagtataattaaaaatCACAGTACCTTGAAAGATGATAATACCATTAAACACAAGATTCGGTTAGTACATGATTAATtccaaatcaaaatttaaaatgatctcAGTTACAGAGAATATTACTGTAGTCGTTGTTCTTCATTATTAAAAGCAAAACGAACATACTAAACGCTGACATGGAAAGAGGAATGAGGAAGAAAGACAGTGGTTGTGAGGAAGACTAAGGTTAGGTGAGgaactggaaatatttttaacacTGCTGTGAGTAGGAATCTTTGAGAGGAGAAATGTATAAGGAGGATTTTTTAGGGGCAATTACTTTATCTGGCCTTTGAATCCCTTGAGGATGCATATTATTCTTAATGATAGAAAGTAAATGTGGTTTCcagatatgagaaaataaaaacatcaaagaGAAACGCATTTACTCTTAAACTACCCATTTATTATAGAGCAAACAATAATTATATCATTTTGTTAAGCAacaactactttatttttttaaagattttatttatttatttatttatttatttatttatttatttgagagggaatacaagcagagggagtaggagagggaaataCAGGTGCCCCACAGAGCATGGaactccaatgtggggctcaatcccaggattccgggatcacgatctgagccaaacgtagacgcttaacaactgagccacccaggtgcccccaacactACTTTAGAAAATAGTAGGATTTTTAACTAAGCTGAGATACCATGACATACTTTCCTAAAATACAGTGAAgcatatatatttctaaatttccactttttaaaaagagaaggtcatacaaatcaaataaaatgaagaacCTCAGTGCCAAACtgaaggaaaattattaaaattcagtGTGAAGAAACTACAGCATTTCATTACTCATAgatcaaaatataaaacaaaacccatgacTTTTAATACACTTGCATAAACATAAAattcaactttcatttttaaaaattatgtttttattttatttttttaaaagtaaactctaccgccaacatagggctcaaactaaTGACCACCACATCAAGACTCACATggttcaccaactgagccagccaggggcccctcaaCCTCcatatttttaagagagaaagaattattgACCCAGATAGATGAGATGATTTGTCCAGGGATGGGAAAGAAAGTATGAAAAACCAGATATACCAGTTCTTAATGGAATGCTCTTTGATAACCTAAATATAATATTAACCTGATACTAACTCCTGATTTATATTCATGATAAATGATTCTAACCCCCCTTCCCCTTAGTGAACACTTAGagctattgagatataattcgcCAAGACTAATTTCATAAGAACTGATATATTCAcaaggaaatatgaaaaatagaaaagatgtgGTAAACAAAGGAGGCagctaagtaaataaatacatgtttattttagcAATAGCTTGTAAGTATATTGTGAAGGGAATTTACCTGGGGAactgtttcttctcctttatcTTCAAGTAAAGCCTGAGATGCTGATAGAAAATCCTTTTTCTCACAGCTCTCCTGACTGATGAGCGTGTCCGCATAGTTGGGCTGGGGGAAGATCAGGTGACTCTTGCGCGAGTCCGCGGTGAGGGACACCTCCTGCGAGTAGGTCTGCAGGAAAGCCCGCACCCCGTCCACGCCCACGAAGTGCGAGGCCGGCACGCCCACCAGCCCGCCTCCTGAAGCCTGGAGCACGCGCGACGCGTGCCAGCGCCTCAGCCTGAGCGCCAGCAGCACGATGACGAAGGCGAGGAAGACGCAGGAGACGgccgccaccgccaccaccaGATAGAGCGTGAGGTCCGCATCGTCTGGGTCGGCGGGGGTCCCGATGCTGCCCAGGTCCGCCAGGACGTCGGGGATGCTGTCGGC
This genomic interval from Neovison vison isolate M4711 chromosome 1, ASM_NN_V1, whole genome shotgun sequence contains the following:
- the LOC122890245 gene encoding protocadherin gamma-B1-like — translated: MQRSSRKAEPMKIQVLFLFLLSLLWGAISQQIQYVIPEELAKGLPVGNLAKDLKLNVQELPARKLRVSAENLFSVNAESGDLLVNGRIDREEICGRKSECALEFEMVAENPMNVFHVIVAIQDINDNAPRFTAKVIDLEICESALPGVKFPLDSAQDEDVESNSLKIYTINSNEHFSVTTKESPDGSKYPELLLEKPLDREQQSSHQLILTAMDGGDPPLSGTTQIRIQVTDANDNAPVFSQDTYRVSLQENVPTGTSVLQVMAADQDEGDNAEITYAFLSAPTSTSLLFNLNPNTGDITTNGTLDFEKTNRYMLVIEAKNGGVHTAHCNVQIEIVDENDNAPEVTLMSYSNQIPEDSDLGTVVALFKVRDRDSGQNGLVTCYIQEDVPFKLESTSKNYYKLVIDSALDREQMAEYNVTITATDKGKPSLFSSTSVTLQISDINDNAPIFHQASYLVHVAENNPPGASIAQVSAFDPDLGPNGRVSYSIVASDLEPRALASYVSVSAQSGVVVAQRAFDHEQLRAFELTLQARDQGSPALSANVSLRVLVGDRNDNAPRVLYPALGPDGSALFDTVPRAAQPGYLVTKVVAVDADSGHNAWLSYHVLQASEPGLFSLGLRTGEVRTARTLGDRDAARQRLLVAVRDGGQPPLSATATLLLVFADSLQEVLPDVSDRPEPSDAQAELQFYLVVALALISVLFLLAVILAVALCLRRSSSPAVWSCFPQDLSSKSGPGALPSYSEGTLPYSYNLCVASRLAKTEFTFSNLKPDMVPSRDLLCDDTSMDVCVSSEDPQIVSDSSFAPHVSFCKPAFILSRA
- the LOC122890223 gene encoding protocadherin gamma-A3-like; translation: MIKYLTYKHCKGLTLLSVLLGTLCKTGSGQIHYSVQEELDKGSFVGNISENLGLEPWELAEHGVRIVSRGRTQLFALNLQSGSLVTAGRIDREELCAQSTLCLVKFNILVEDKLKIFEVEIEIKDINDNAPDFLTEELEIKIGELTVSGTRFPLKTAFDPDVGMNSLQNYHLSPSDYFSLAMKHVSDGAKYPELVLERALDREQKKVHQLVLIASDGGNPVRSGNLYIQVVVLDANDNPPVFTQPEYQVSIPENLPLGTTLLTVNATDPDEGFNAQVSYILDKMPGKVAQMFDLNSVTGDISILKSLDYEDATFYEIKIEAQDGPGLLSRAKILVTVLDVNDNAPEIAITSLTGSVPEEAPAGREIALINVHDQDSGQNGQVTVSVLGNMPFNLEKSIDQYYRLVTARSLDREQVSEYNITLRATDGGNPPLSTSTHITLHVEDINDNPPAFNQSSYSAYIPENNPRGASIFCVIAQDPDSIHNAHIIYALTEDTIQGAPLSTYVSINSDTGVLYALRSFDYEQVRDLQLLVTASDSGNPPLSSNVILSIFVLDQNDNVPEILYPALPTDGSTGVELAPRSAEPGYLVTKVVAVDRDSGQNAWLSYRLLKASEPGLFAVGLHTGEVRTARALLDRDALKQSLVVAVQDHGQPPLSATVTLTVAVADSIPDVLADLGSIGTPADPDDADLTLYLVVAVAAVSCVFLAFVIVLLALRLRRWHASRVLQASGGGLVGVPASHFVGVDGVRAFLQTYSHEVSLTADSRKSHLIFPQPNYADTLISQESCGKSESFLVSQDLLEMKGDPNLLQFFQTTSRRRC